From the Paenibacillus sp. MMS20-IR301 genome, the window CAGCAGATTGTGATTGTCTTCCCATGTACCCAGACCGCCGATACCGGAGCCGACCGATACGCCGATCCGTTCAGCATCAATATCTTCGCCGATCTTAAGTCCGCTGTCCCGCAAAGCATCTTCGCCGGCAGCTACCGCAAATTGTACGAAACGGTCCATCTTACGGGCTTCCTTGCGGCCAAAACGCTCTTCCGCATCGAAATCCTTAACTGAAGCTGCGATCCGTGTTGTATAATCACTGACATCGAAAGCTTCAACCAGAGAAACTCCGGATTTACCGCTCATCAGGCTGTCCCAGAATGTTCCCAGGTCCTTGCCCAGCGATGTTATTACACCCATACCCGTTACAACCACTCTATGACTCAAACACATTCACCCCATCTGTAGGCTGTATACTTCTACAACTTTGTAAAAATGTACTCACGCCCAAAGTCTATATAAACTGCAGTCGCCGCAAGATTATTCAATCTGCGGTTCTGTTATATTCTCCCTATAGATGCCATAGCATCAAAAACACTGCATAAAGAGGAGAAGTCCCGCCCTGGCAGGAACGGGACCCTCAATCATATGACTCTAGGTATGAGATTGTATGTACTTCACAACTTCACCCACGGTCGTAATACTCTCTGCATCTTCATCAGAGATTTCCATATCGAATTCATCTTCCAATTCCATAACCAATTCTACAACATCAAGAGAATCAGCACCTAAATCATCTTTGAAAGACGCTTCTAATGTTACCTCAGCTTCATCGGCACCTAAGCGGTCGATGACAATGCGTTTTACACGCTCCAATACATCGGACATCCGGTTCACCTCCTCTTTTGGTATTATACGAGATATGAAGTCAAAATACCATATGAGCAAAAAAATCGCTTACCTGGCGTCTTCTGCTCTCTTCCCCCGTAATGTTCAAACGCCTTGCGCAGCCTTACATGTACATGCCGCCATCCACATGAAGTGTCTGGCCTGTCATGTAAGCAGCCCCTTCAGAGGCCAGGAATACCACCGTGTTAGCAATGTCCTCCGCCCGCCCGAGCTTTGCCAGGGGAATCCCCTTAACCAGCTCGCTGCGGACTTCATCGGACAGCTCACGGGTCATGTCGGTATCAATGAACCCCGGCGCAATGCAGTTCACGGTAATTCCCCGTGACGACAGCTCGCGTGCCGCAGTTTTCGTCATTCCGATTACTCCCGCTTTGGCTGCAGTGTAATTAATCTGGCCCGGATTGCCGGTAACGCCGACAACAGAGGAGATATTGATGATCCGGCCATAACGCTGCTTCATCATCGGGCGCGTAGCCGCCTTCAGGCAGTTGAACACACCTTTCAGATTCGTTTCGATAACCTGATCGAATTCTTCCTCTTTCATGCGCATAATCAGATTATCCCGGGTAATACCGGCATTATTGATCAGAATGTCGATTTTCCCCCAGGCTCCTATAACCTCTTTCACAAGGCTTTCCGCCTGTTCGCTATTGCCGACATTCCCCTGCAAAGCAAGCCCTTCCGAGCCAAGCTCCTGAATCCGGGCCACAGTCTCTTCTGCTGCCTGGACGCTGCCGGAGTAGTTCACGGCTACCTTAACGCCATGCTCTGCCAGTGCCAGGGCAATAGCGCGGCCGATCCCGCGGGAACCGCCGGTAACAAGGGCCGTCTGGCCTTTGAGTGCTGCAAACATTTCGTAATGTCCCCCTTCAATAATCATGCCTCGGCCGTTCTGCCAAGCCGCTTACCAGCCTGCCGTTGCGCTCTCAAGACTGTTGATATTGACAAGCTTGACATTCTTGTCAATCTTGCGGATCAGGCCGGTCAGCACGCTGCCGGAACCAATCTCTACAAAAGTATCCACTCCGGCGGCGATAAGCCATTCCACGCTGTCCTGCCAGAGTACAGGTGAGAATACCTGGGCTACAAGCAGTTCTCGGAGCTGCTGCGGATCAGTAACCGGGGCGGCTGTGACATTGACAACCACCGGCACGGACGGGGCATTAAAGGTAACCTTCTGCAGTTCTGCAGCCAGGCGTTCAGCTGCTTCTTTCATTAAAGAAGAATGGAACGGACCGCTGACTTCAAGCGGAATCGCCCGCTTGCCGCCGGCTTCCTTAATCCGCGCCACTACCTCGTTCACACCGGCCACCGAGCCGGAAACTACAATCTGCCCGGGGCAGTTGATGTTAGCCAGCTCAACCGGACTCCCGGCTTCAGTAATGC encodes:
- the fabD gene encoding ACP S-malonyltransferase, with product MGKIAFVFPGQGAQAVGMGKDVYEALPKSRAVFEKGDEVLGFPLTRLVFEGPDSELKQTVNTQPALVTASVAYLEALGSLGISPDYVAGHSLGEYSALVAAGVLSYEDAVSLVRLRGQFMEAAVPGGQGAMAATLGADRTALAELCRSITEAGSPVELANINCPGQIVVSGSVAGVNEVVARIKEAGGKRAIPLEVSGPFHSSLMKEAAERLAAELQKVTFNAPSVPVVVNVTAAPVTDPQQLRELLVAQVFSPVLWQDSVEWLIAAGVDTFVEIGSGSVLTGLIRKIDKNVKLVNINSLESATAGW
- a CDS encoding acyl carrier protein, producing MSDVLERVKRIVIDRLGADEAEVTLEASFKDDLGADSLDVVELVMELEDEFDMEISDEDAESITTVGEVVKYIQSHT
- the fabG gene encoding 3-oxoacyl-[acyl-carrier-protein] reductase is translated as MFAALKGQTALVTGGSRGIGRAIALALAEHGVKVAVNYSGSVQAAEETVARIQELGSEGLALQGNVGNSEQAESLVKEVIGAWGKIDILINNAGITRDNLIMRMKEEEFDQVIETNLKGVFNCLKAATRPMMKQRYGRIINISSVVGVTGNPGQINYTAAKAGVIGMTKTAARELSSRGITVNCIAPGFIDTDMTRELSDEVRSELVKGIPLAKLGRAEDIANTVVFLASEGAAYMTGQTLHVDGGMYM